The proteins below are encoded in one region of Grus americana isolate bGruAme1 chromosome 25, bGruAme1.mat, whole genome shotgun sequence:
- the PHTF1 gene encoding protein PHTF1 isoform X2, producing the protein MASRDRDAISWYQKKIGAYDQQIWEKSIEQTEMKGFKNKPKKKGHIQPDLIDVDLIRGSTFAKAKPEIPWTSLTRKGIVRVVFFPLFSQWWIQVTSQRIFMWLLVLYVMQVSTQINKPSGTNGLGRRRRKLRKSVGVDGNSWSSPDKNSKEEQSESASILNNLFSMLFRRRIRRVKLVAEKGTETENGVNAVNNGIKHRHARSEYRLLHFKEKKKLSDGEKSHQDDCANRGGISDELSSEEDAEAMVQRISLRQNIEGASSDNSYEEKKRPLVSLNQAVSQVKQALKGARDSDSVVESELESALYSQDSRSCISVGSRSCSVTRRDSESTRHDSETEDMLWDDLLHGPECRSSCTSDSEEMTVRGTRQDLKEDVFQQNHLFWLQNTSPASAKVSALIWEGNDCKKVDMSVLDISGIIMSRVNAYQQGVGYQMLGNIITVGLAFLPFLYRLFRTDNLEQLCSISLKELLHIFCGAPASAPVIVLSAINFLERLCLTWMFFFMMCVAERTYKQRFLFAKLFSHITSARKARKYEIPHFRLKKVENIKIWLSLRSYLKRRGPQRSVDVVVSSIFLLALSIAFICCAQVLKGHKTFLNAAYNWEFLIWEAALLLFLLRLASLGSETNKKYSNISILLTEQINLYLKMEKKPNKKEQLSLVNNVLKLSTKLLKELDTPFRLYGLTMNPLIYNITRVVILSAVSGVISDLLGFNIRLWKIKP; encoded by the exons ATGGCCTCTCGCGACAGGGATGCCATTTCCTGGTACCAGAAGAAG atCGGGGCCTACGACCAGCAGATATGGGAGAAATCCATCGAGCAGACCGAGATGAAG GGCTTCAAAAACAAGCCTAAGAAGAAGGGTCACATTCAGCCTGATCTGATCGACGTGGATTTAATCAGAG GCTCTACGTTTGCTAAAGCCAAGCCTGAAATCCCCTGGACATCGCTAACTCGGAAGGGAATTGTGAgagttgtattttttccattattcagCCAGTGGTGGATACAGGTTACTTCCCAGCGTATTTTTATGTGGCTCCTGGTGCTCTACGTTATGCAGG TGTCCACCCAGATCAACAAACCTTCGGGAACCAACGGACTCGGCAGGCGGAGGAG gaagtTACGCAAATCTGTGGGTGTCGATGGGAACAGTTGGTCTTCTCCTGACAAAAACAGTAAAGAAGAGCAGTCTGAATCTGCATCCATTCTTAACAATTTATTTAGTATGCTTTTCCGAAGGAG GATTAGAAGAGTAAAGTTGGTAGCCGAGAAAGGGACTGAGACAGAAAATGGTGTGAATGCTGTGAATAATGGCATTAAACACAGACATGCCAGATCTGAATACAGGCTGTTGcacttcaaagagaaaaagaaactttccgATGGGGAAAAGAGCCATCAG GATGACTGTGCCAACAGAGGTGGCATTTCTGACGAGCTTTCCAGTGAGGAGGACGCTGAAGCAATGGTGCAAAGGATCTCGTTACGCCAGAACATAGAAGGGGCCTCCAGTGACAATAgctatgaagagaaaaagaggccTCTTGTTTCTTTGAACCAGGCTGTCTCACAG GTCAAGCAAGCCCTTAAAGGTGCCAGAGACTCTGATAGTGTTGTGGAATCTGAGCTCGAATCTGCATTATACAGTCAG GACTCGAGGTCCTGCATTAGTGTGGGATCCCGGAGCTGTAGCGTGACCCGGAGAGATTCGGAAAGTACTCGCCATGACTCTGAGACAGAAGACATGCTTTGGGATGATCTGCTTCACGGGCCAGAGTGTCGCTCGTCCTGCACCAGCGACAGCGAGGAAATGACTGTGAGAGGTACCAGGCAGGATTTGAAGGAAGATGTTTTCCAGCAG aaccATTTGTTTTGGCTGCAGAATACAAGTCCAGCATCTGCAAAAGTGAGTGCACTGATCTGGGAAGGGAATGACTGCAAGAAGGTGGACATGTCTGTGCTGGACATCAGTGGGATTATCATGAGCAGG GTAAATGCCTATCAGCAAGGAGTGGGTTATCAAATGCTGGGAAACATCATCACCGTTGGATTAGCATTCCTACCGTTCCTGTACAGGCTCTTCCGCACAGATAACCTGGAGCAGCTGTGCTCCATTTCTCTAAAGGAGCTTTTGCACATCTTTTGTGGAGCACCTGCTAGCGCCCCTGTCATTGTTTTGTCTGCAATCAACTTCCTTGAAAGACTTTGTTTAACCtggatgtttttcttcatgatGTGTGTTGCTGAGAGAACATACAAACAG agatttttgtttgCCAAGCTTTTTAGTCACATTACATCTGCTCGGAAAGCCAGGAAATACGAAATTCCTCACTTTAGACTCAAGAAGGTAGAAAACATCAAGATCTGGTTATCCCTTCGTTCCTATCTAAAG AGGCGAGGCCCCCAGCGATCTGTGGATGTTGTTGTATCATCCATCTTCTTACTGGCTCTTTCAATCGCTTTTATATGCTGCGCCcag GTTCTTAAGGGtcacaaaacatttctgaatgcaGCTTACAACTGGGAGTTCCTAATCTGGGAGGCAGCACTTCTTCTCTTTTTACTACGTTTGGCATCTTTGGGCTCTGAAACCAACAAGAAATACAGTAATATTTCAATCTTGCTTACCGAGCAG ATAAACTTATACCTAAAGATGGAGAAGAAGCCAAACAAGAAAGAGCAGCTGTCTCTAGTAAACAATGTTTTGAAACTATCTACAAAGCTACTGAAG GAATTAGATACTCCATTTAGGCTGTACGGACTGACCATGAATCCATTAATCTACAATATAACACGTGTTGTAATACTCTCTGCTGTCTCAGGTGTTATAAGTGATCTTCTAGGATTCAATATCAGA TTATGGAAAATTAAACCGTGA
- the PHTF1 gene encoding protein PHTF1 isoform X4, which produces MASRDRDAISWYQKKIGAYDQQIWEKSIEQTEMKGFKNKPKKKGHIQPDLIDVDLIRGSTFAKAKPEIPWTSLTRKGIVRVVFFPLFSQWWIQVTSQRIFMWLLVLYVMQVSTQINKPSGTNGLGRRRRIRRVKLVAEKGTETENGVNAVNNGIKHRHARSEYRLLHFKEKKKLSDGEKSHQDDCANRGGISDELSSEEDAEAMVQRISLRQNIEGASSDNSYEEKKRPLVSLNQAVSQVKQALKGARDSDSVVESELESALYSQDSRSCISVGSRSCSVTRRDSESTRHDSETEDMLWDDLLHGPECRSSCTSDSEEMTVRGTRQDLKEDVFQQNHLFWLQNTSPASAKVSALIWEGNDCKKVDMSVLDISGIIMSRVNAYQQGVGYQMLGNIITVGLAFLPFLYRLFRTDNLEQLCSISLKELLHIFCGAPASAPVIVLSAINFLERLCLTWMFFFMMCVAERTYKQRFLFAKLFSHITSARKARKYEIPHFRLKKVENIKIWLSLRSYLKRRGPQRSVDVVVSSIFLLALSIAFICCAQVLKGHKTFLNAAYNWEFLIWEAALLLFLLRLASLGSETNKKYSNISILLTEQINLYLKMEKKPNKKEQLSLVNNVLKLSTKLLKELDTPFRLYGLTMNPLIYNITRVVILSAVSGVISDLLGFNIRLWKIKP; this is translated from the exons ATGGCCTCTCGCGACAGGGATGCCATTTCCTGGTACCAGAAGAAG atCGGGGCCTACGACCAGCAGATATGGGAGAAATCCATCGAGCAGACCGAGATGAAG GGCTTCAAAAACAAGCCTAAGAAGAAGGGTCACATTCAGCCTGATCTGATCGACGTGGATTTAATCAGAG GCTCTACGTTTGCTAAAGCCAAGCCTGAAATCCCCTGGACATCGCTAACTCGGAAGGGAATTGTGAgagttgtattttttccattattcagCCAGTGGTGGATACAGGTTACTTCCCAGCGTATTTTTATGTGGCTCCTGGTGCTCTACGTTATGCAGG TGTCCACCCAGATCAACAAACCTTCGGGAACCAACGGACTCGGCAGGCGGAGGAG GATTAGAAGAGTAAAGTTGGTAGCCGAGAAAGGGACTGAGACAGAAAATGGTGTGAATGCTGTGAATAATGGCATTAAACACAGACATGCCAGATCTGAATACAGGCTGTTGcacttcaaagagaaaaagaaactttccgATGGGGAAAAGAGCCATCAG GATGACTGTGCCAACAGAGGTGGCATTTCTGACGAGCTTTCCAGTGAGGAGGACGCTGAAGCAATGGTGCAAAGGATCTCGTTACGCCAGAACATAGAAGGGGCCTCCAGTGACAATAgctatgaagagaaaaagaggccTCTTGTTTCTTTGAACCAGGCTGTCTCACAG GTCAAGCAAGCCCTTAAAGGTGCCAGAGACTCTGATAGTGTTGTGGAATCTGAGCTCGAATCTGCATTATACAGTCAG GACTCGAGGTCCTGCATTAGTGTGGGATCCCGGAGCTGTAGCGTGACCCGGAGAGATTCGGAAAGTACTCGCCATGACTCTGAGACAGAAGACATGCTTTGGGATGATCTGCTTCACGGGCCAGAGTGTCGCTCGTCCTGCACCAGCGACAGCGAGGAAATGACTGTGAGAGGTACCAGGCAGGATTTGAAGGAAGATGTTTTCCAGCAG aaccATTTGTTTTGGCTGCAGAATACAAGTCCAGCATCTGCAAAAGTGAGTGCACTGATCTGGGAAGGGAATGACTGCAAGAAGGTGGACATGTCTGTGCTGGACATCAGTGGGATTATCATGAGCAGG GTAAATGCCTATCAGCAAGGAGTGGGTTATCAAATGCTGGGAAACATCATCACCGTTGGATTAGCATTCCTACCGTTCCTGTACAGGCTCTTCCGCACAGATAACCTGGAGCAGCTGTGCTCCATTTCTCTAAAGGAGCTTTTGCACATCTTTTGTGGAGCACCTGCTAGCGCCCCTGTCATTGTTTTGTCTGCAATCAACTTCCTTGAAAGACTTTGTTTAACCtggatgtttttcttcatgatGTGTGTTGCTGAGAGAACATACAAACAG agatttttgtttgCCAAGCTTTTTAGTCACATTACATCTGCTCGGAAAGCCAGGAAATACGAAATTCCTCACTTTAGACTCAAGAAGGTAGAAAACATCAAGATCTGGTTATCCCTTCGTTCCTATCTAAAG AGGCGAGGCCCCCAGCGATCTGTGGATGTTGTTGTATCATCCATCTTCTTACTGGCTCTTTCAATCGCTTTTATATGCTGCGCCcag GTTCTTAAGGGtcacaaaacatttctgaatgcaGCTTACAACTGGGAGTTCCTAATCTGGGAGGCAGCACTTCTTCTCTTTTTACTACGTTTGGCATCTTTGGGCTCTGAAACCAACAAGAAATACAGTAATATTTCAATCTTGCTTACCGAGCAG ATAAACTTATACCTAAAGATGGAGAAGAAGCCAAACAAGAAAGAGCAGCTGTCTCTAGTAAACAATGTTTTGAAACTATCTACAAAGCTACTGAAG GAATTAGATACTCCATTTAGGCTGTACGGACTGACCATGAATCCATTAATCTACAATATAACACGTGTTGTAATACTCTCTGCTGTCTCAGGTGTTATAAGTGATCTTCTAGGATTCAATATCAGA TTATGGAAAATTAAACCGTGA
- the PHTF1 gene encoding protein PHTF1 isoform X5 has translation MMPVVNASEVMGPMCLMLLMGTVHCQIVSTQINKPSGTNGLGRRRRKLRKSVGVDGNSWSSPDKNSKEEQSESASILNNLFSMLFRRRIRRVKLVAEKGTETENGVNAVNNGIKHRHARSEYRLLHFKEKKKLSDGEKSHQDDCANRGGISDELSSEEDAEAMVQRISLRQNIEGASSDNSYEEKKRPLVSLNQAVSQVKQALKGARDSDSVVESELESALYSQDSRSCISVGSRSCSVTRRDSESTRHDSETEDMLWDDLLHGPECRSSCTSDSEEMTVRGTRQDLKEDVFQQNHLFWLQNTSPASAKVSALIWEGNDCKKVDMSVLDISGIIMSRVNAYQQGVGYQMLGNIITVGLAFLPFLYRLFRTDNLEQLCSISLKELLHIFCGAPASAPVIVLSAINFLERLCLTWMFFFMMCVAERTYKQRFLFAKLFSHITSARKARKYEIPHFRLKKVENIKIWLSLRSYLKRRGPQRSVDVVVSSIFLLALSIAFICCAQVLKGHKTFLNAAYNWEFLIWEAALLLFLLRLASLGSETNKKYSNISILLTEQINLYLKMEKKPNKKEQLSLVNNVLKLSTKLLKELDTPFRLYGLTMNPLIYNITRVVILSAVSGVISDLLGFNIRLWKIKP, from the exons ATGATGCCTGTTGTGAATGCAAGTGAAGTCATGGGACCAATGTGCCTTATGTTACTGATGGGAACTGTTCACTGTCAAATAGTGTCCACCCAGATCAACAAACCTTCGGGAACCAACGGACTCGGCAGGCGGAGGAG gaagtTACGCAAATCTGTGGGTGTCGATGGGAACAGTTGGTCTTCTCCTGACAAAAACAGTAAAGAAGAGCAGTCTGAATCTGCATCCATTCTTAACAATTTATTTAGTATGCTTTTCCGAAGGAG GATTAGAAGAGTAAAGTTGGTAGCCGAGAAAGGGACTGAGACAGAAAATGGTGTGAATGCTGTGAATAATGGCATTAAACACAGACATGCCAGATCTGAATACAGGCTGTTGcacttcaaagagaaaaagaaactttccgATGGGGAAAAGAGCCATCAG GATGACTGTGCCAACAGAGGTGGCATTTCTGACGAGCTTTCCAGTGAGGAGGACGCTGAAGCAATGGTGCAAAGGATCTCGTTACGCCAGAACATAGAAGGGGCCTCCAGTGACAATAgctatgaagagaaaaagaggccTCTTGTTTCTTTGAACCAGGCTGTCTCACAG GTCAAGCAAGCCCTTAAAGGTGCCAGAGACTCTGATAGTGTTGTGGAATCTGAGCTCGAATCTGCATTATACAGTCAG GACTCGAGGTCCTGCATTAGTGTGGGATCCCGGAGCTGTAGCGTGACCCGGAGAGATTCGGAAAGTACTCGCCATGACTCTGAGACAGAAGACATGCTTTGGGATGATCTGCTTCACGGGCCAGAGTGTCGCTCGTCCTGCACCAGCGACAGCGAGGAAATGACTGTGAGAGGTACCAGGCAGGATTTGAAGGAAGATGTTTTCCAGCAG aaccATTTGTTTTGGCTGCAGAATACAAGTCCAGCATCTGCAAAAGTGAGTGCACTGATCTGGGAAGGGAATGACTGCAAGAAGGTGGACATGTCTGTGCTGGACATCAGTGGGATTATCATGAGCAGG GTAAATGCCTATCAGCAAGGAGTGGGTTATCAAATGCTGGGAAACATCATCACCGTTGGATTAGCATTCCTACCGTTCCTGTACAGGCTCTTCCGCACAGATAACCTGGAGCAGCTGTGCTCCATTTCTCTAAAGGAGCTTTTGCACATCTTTTGTGGAGCACCTGCTAGCGCCCCTGTCATTGTTTTGTCTGCAATCAACTTCCTTGAAAGACTTTGTTTAACCtggatgtttttcttcatgatGTGTGTTGCTGAGAGAACATACAAACAG agatttttgtttgCCAAGCTTTTTAGTCACATTACATCTGCTCGGAAAGCCAGGAAATACGAAATTCCTCACTTTAGACTCAAGAAGGTAGAAAACATCAAGATCTGGTTATCCCTTCGTTCCTATCTAAAG AGGCGAGGCCCCCAGCGATCTGTGGATGTTGTTGTATCATCCATCTTCTTACTGGCTCTTTCAATCGCTTTTATATGCTGCGCCcag GTTCTTAAGGGtcacaaaacatttctgaatgcaGCTTACAACTGGGAGTTCCTAATCTGGGAGGCAGCACTTCTTCTCTTTTTACTACGTTTGGCATCTTTGGGCTCTGAAACCAACAAGAAATACAGTAATATTTCAATCTTGCTTACCGAGCAG ATAAACTTATACCTAAAGATGGAGAAGAAGCCAAACAAGAAAGAGCAGCTGTCTCTAGTAAACAATGTTTTGAAACTATCTACAAAGCTACTGAAG GAATTAGATACTCCATTTAGGCTGTACGGACTGACCATGAATCCATTAATCTACAATATAACACGTGTTGTAATACTCTCTGCTGTCTCAGGTGTTATAAGTGATCTTCTAGGATTCAATATCAGA TTATGGAAAATTAAACCGTGA
- the PHTF1 gene encoding protein PHTF1 isoform X3 has protein sequence MASRDRDAISWYQKKIGAYDQQIWEKSIEQTEMKGFKNKPKKKGHIQPDLIDVDLIRGSTFAKAKPEIPWTSLTRKGIVRVVFFPLFSQWWIQVTSQRIFMWLLVLYVMQVIAVVLYFMMPVVNASEVMGPMCLMLLMGTVHCQIVSTQINKPSGTNGLGRRRRIRRVKLVAEKGTETENGVNAVNNGIKHRHARSEYRLLHFKEKKKLSDGEKSHQDDCANRGGISDELSSEEDAEAMVQRISLRQNIEGASSDNSYEEKKRPLVSLNQAVSQVKQALKGARDSDSVVESELESALYSQDSRSCISVGSRSCSVTRRDSESTRHDSETEDMLWDDLLHGPECRSSCTSDSEEMTVRGTRQDLKEDVFQQNHLFWLQNTSPASAKVSALIWEGNDCKKVDMSVLDISGIIMSRVNAYQQGVGYQMLGNIITVGLAFLPFLYRLFRTDNLEQLCSISLKELLHIFCGAPASAPVIVLSAINFLERLCLTWMFFFMMCVAERTYKQRFLFAKLFSHITSARKARKYEIPHFRLKKVENIKIWLSLRSYLKRRGPQRSVDVVVSSIFLLALSIAFICCAQVLKGHKTFLNAAYNWEFLIWEAALLLFLLRLASLGSETNKKYSNISILLTEQINLYLKMEKKPNKKEQLSLVNNVLKLSTKLLKELDTPFRLYGLTMNPLIYNITRVVILSAVSGVISDLLGFNIRLWKIKP, from the exons ATGGCCTCTCGCGACAGGGATGCCATTTCCTGGTACCAGAAGAAG atCGGGGCCTACGACCAGCAGATATGGGAGAAATCCATCGAGCAGACCGAGATGAAG GGCTTCAAAAACAAGCCTAAGAAGAAGGGTCACATTCAGCCTGATCTGATCGACGTGGATTTAATCAGAG GCTCTACGTTTGCTAAAGCCAAGCCTGAAATCCCCTGGACATCGCTAACTCGGAAGGGAATTGTGAgagttgtattttttccattattcagCCAGTGGTGGATACAGGTTACTTCCCAGCGTATTTTTATGTGGCTCCTGGTGCTCTACGTTATGCAGG tcatAGCAGTTGTGTTGTATTTCATGATGCCTGTTGTGAATGCAAGTGAAGTCATGGGACCAATGTGCCTTATGTTACTGATGGGAACTGTTCACTGTCAAATAGTGTCCACCCAGATCAACAAACCTTCGGGAACCAACGGACTCGGCAGGCGGAGGAG GATTAGAAGAGTAAAGTTGGTAGCCGAGAAAGGGACTGAGACAGAAAATGGTGTGAATGCTGTGAATAATGGCATTAAACACAGACATGCCAGATCTGAATACAGGCTGTTGcacttcaaagagaaaaagaaactttccgATGGGGAAAAGAGCCATCAG GATGACTGTGCCAACAGAGGTGGCATTTCTGACGAGCTTTCCAGTGAGGAGGACGCTGAAGCAATGGTGCAAAGGATCTCGTTACGCCAGAACATAGAAGGGGCCTCCAGTGACAATAgctatgaagagaaaaagaggccTCTTGTTTCTTTGAACCAGGCTGTCTCACAG GTCAAGCAAGCCCTTAAAGGTGCCAGAGACTCTGATAGTGTTGTGGAATCTGAGCTCGAATCTGCATTATACAGTCAG GACTCGAGGTCCTGCATTAGTGTGGGATCCCGGAGCTGTAGCGTGACCCGGAGAGATTCGGAAAGTACTCGCCATGACTCTGAGACAGAAGACATGCTTTGGGATGATCTGCTTCACGGGCCAGAGTGTCGCTCGTCCTGCACCAGCGACAGCGAGGAAATGACTGTGAGAGGTACCAGGCAGGATTTGAAGGAAGATGTTTTCCAGCAG aaccATTTGTTTTGGCTGCAGAATACAAGTCCAGCATCTGCAAAAGTGAGTGCACTGATCTGGGAAGGGAATGACTGCAAGAAGGTGGACATGTCTGTGCTGGACATCAGTGGGATTATCATGAGCAGG GTAAATGCCTATCAGCAAGGAGTGGGTTATCAAATGCTGGGAAACATCATCACCGTTGGATTAGCATTCCTACCGTTCCTGTACAGGCTCTTCCGCACAGATAACCTGGAGCAGCTGTGCTCCATTTCTCTAAAGGAGCTTTTGCACATCTTTTGTGGAGCACCTGCTAGCGCCCCTGTCATTGTTTTGTCTGCAATCAACTTCCTTGAAAGACTTTGTTTAACCtggatgtttttcttcatgatGTGTGTTGCTGAGAGAACATACAAACAG agatttttgtttgCCAAGCTTTTTAGTCACATTACATCTGCTCGGAAAGCCAGGAAATACGAAATTCCTCACTTTAGACTCAAGAAGGTAGAAAACATCAAGATCTGGTTATCCCTTCGTTCCTATCTAAAG AGGCGAGGCCCCCAGCGATCTGTGGATGTTGTTGTATCATCCATCTTCTTACTGGCTCTTTCAATCGCTTTTATATGCTGCGCCcag GTTCTTAAGGGtcacaaaacatttctgaatgcaGCTTACAACTGGGAGTTCCTAATCTGGGAGGCAGCACTTCTTCTCTTTTTACTACGTTTGGCATCTTTGGGCTCTGAAACCAACAAGAAATACAGTAATATTTCAATCTTGCTTACCGAGCAG ATAAACTTATACCTAAAGATGGAGAAGAAGCCAAACAAGAAAGAGCAGCTGTCTCTAGTAAACAATGTTTTGAAACTATCTACAAAGCTACTGAAG GAATTAGATACTCCATTTAGGCTGTACGGACTGACCATGAATCCATTAATCTACAATATAACACGTGTTGTAATACTCTCTGCTGTCTCAGGTGTTATAAGTGATCTTCTAGGATTCAATATCAGA TTATGGAAAATTAAACCGTGA
- the PHTF1 gene encoding protein PHTF1 isoform X1, with translation MASRDRDAISWYQKKIGAYDQQIWEKSIEQTEMKGFKNKPKKKGHIQPDLIDVDLIRGSTFAKAKPEIPWTSLTRKGIVRVVFFPLFSQWWIQVTSQRIFMWLLVLYVMQVIAVVLYFMMPVVNASEVMGPMCLMLLMGTVHCQIVSTQINKPSGTNGLGRRRRKLRKSVGVDGNSWSSPDKNSKEEQSESASILNNLFSMLFRRRIRRVKLVAEKGTETENGVNAVNNGIKHRHARSEYRLLHFKEKKKLSDGEKSHQDDCANRGGISDELSSEEDAEAMVQRISLRQNIEGASSDNSYEEKKRPLVSLNQAVSQVKQALKGARDSDSVVESELESALYSQDSRSCISVGSRSCSVTRRDSESTRHDSETEDMLWDDLLHGPECRSSCTSDSEEMTVRGTRQDLKEDVFQQNHLFWLQNTSPASAKVSALIWEGNDCKKVDMSVLDISGIIMSRVNAYQQGVGYQMLGNIITVGLAFLPFLYRLFRTDNLEQLCSISLKELLHIFCGAPASAPVIVLSAINFLERLCLTWMFFFMMCVAERTYKQRFLFAKLFSHITSARKARKYEIPHFRLKKVENIKIWLSLRSYLKRRGPQRSVDVVVSSIFLLALSIAFICCAQVLKGHKTFLNAAYNWEFLIWEAALLLFLLRLASLGSETNKKYSNISILLTEQINLYLKMEKKPNKKEQLSLVNNVLKLSTKLLKELDTPFRLYGLTMNPLIYNITRVVILSAVSGVISDLLGFNIRLWKIKP, from the exons ATGGCCTCTCGCGACAGGGATGCCATTTCCTGGTACCAGAAGAAG atCGGGGCCTACGACCAGCAGATATGGGAGAAATCCATCGAGCAGACCGAGATGAAG GGCTTCAAAAACAAGCCTAAGAAGAAGGGTCACATTCAGCCTGATCTGATCGACGTGGATTTAATCAGAG GCTCTACGTTTGCTAAAGCCAAGCCTGAAATCCCCTGGACATCGCTAACTCGGAAGGGAATTGTGAgagttgtattttttccattattcagCCAGTGGTGGATACAGGTTACTTCCCAGCGTATTTTTATGTGGCTCCTGGTGCTCTACGTTATGCAGG tcatAGCAGTTGTGTTGTATTTCATGATGCCTGTTGTGAATGCAAGTGAAGTCATGGGACCAATGTGCCTTATGTTACTGATGGGAACTGTTCACTGTCAAATAGTGTCCACCCAGATCAACAAACCTTCGGGAACCAACGGACTCGGCAGGCGGAGGAG gaagtTACGCAAATCTGTGGGTGTCGATGGGAACAGTTGGTCTTCTCCTGACAAAAACAGTAAAGAAGAGCAGTCTGAATCTGCATCCATTCTTAACAATTTATTTAGTATGCTTTTCCGAAGGAG GATTAGAAGAGTAAAGTTGGTAGCCGAGAAAGGGACTGAGACAGAAAATGGTGTGAATGCTGTGAATAATGGCATTAAACACAGACATGCCAGATCTGAATACAGGCTGTTGcacttcaaagagaaaaagaaactttccgATGGGGAAAAGAGCCATCAG GATGACTGTGCCAACAGAGGTGGCATTTCTGACGAGCTTTCCAGTGAGGAGGACGCTGAAGCAATGGTGCAAAGGATCTCGTTACGCCAGAACATAGAAGGGGCCTCCAGTGACAATAgctatgaagagaaaaagaggccTCTTGTTTCTTTGAACCAGGCTGTCTCACAG GTCAAGCAAGCCCTTAAAGGTGCCAGAGACTCTGATAGTGTTGTGGAATCTGAGCTCGAATCTGCATTATACAGTCAG GACTCGAGGTCCTGCATTAGTGTGGGATCCCGGAGCTGTAGCGTGACCCGGAGAGATTCGGAAAGTACTCGCCATGACTCTGAGACAGAAGACATGCTTTGGGATGATCTGCTTCACGGGCCAGAGTGTCGCTCGTCCTGCACCAGCGACAGCGAGGAAATGACTGTGAGAGGTACCAGGCAGGATTTGAAGGAAGATGTTTTCCAGCAG aaccATTTGTTTTGGCTGCAGAATACAAGTCCAGCATCTGCAAAAGTGAGTGCACTGATCTGGGAAGGGAATGACTGCAAGAAGGTGGACATGTCTGTGCTGGACATCAGTGGGATTATCATGAGCAGG GTAAATGCCTATCAGCAAGGAGTGGGTTATCAAATGCTGGGAAACATCATCACCGTTGGATTAGCATTCCTACCGTTCCTGTACAGGCTCTTCCGCACAGATAACCTGGAGCAGCTGTGCTCCATTTCTCTAAAGGAGCTTTTGCACATCTTTTGTGGAGCACCTGCTAGCGCCCCTGTCATTGTTTTGTCTGCAATCAACTTCCTTGAAAGACTTTGTTTAACCtggatgtttttcttcatgatGTGTGTTGCTGAGAGAACATACAAACAG agatttttgtttgCCAAGCTTTTTAGTCACATTACATCTGCTCGGAAAGCCAGGAAATACGAAATTCCTCACTTTAGACTCAAGAAGGTAGAAAACATCAAGATCTGGTTATCCCTTCGTTCCTATCTAAAG AGGCGAGGCCCCCAGCGATCTGTGGATGTTGTTGTATCATCCATCTTCTTACTGGCTCTTTCAATCGCTTTTATATGCTGCGCCcag GTTCTTAAGGGtcacaaaacatttctgaatgcaGCTTACAACTGGGAGTTCCTAATCTGGGAGGCAGCACTTCTTCTCTTTTTACTACGTTTGGCATCTTTGGGCTCTGAAACCAACAAGAAATACAGTAATATTTCAATCTTGCTTACCGAGCAG ATAAACTTATACCTAAAGATGGAGAAGAAGCCAAACAAGAAAGAGCAGCTGTCTCTAGTAAACAATGTTTTGAAACTATCTACAAAGCTACTGAAG GAATTAGATACTCCATTTAGGCTGTACGGACTGACCATGAATCCATTAATCTACAATATAACACGTGTTGTAATACTCTCTGCTGTCTCAGGTGTTATAAGTGATCTTCTAGGATTCAATATCAGA TTATGGAAAATTAAACCGTGA